CCGGGCAAGAAGGAGCAGATCACCGTCACGGTGAAGAAGCAGGCGTCCGGCGACACGCTGGTCACCAAGATCCTCACCGCGCACAAGGCGGGCAAGGCGCCCGACCTGGTGCAGGCCGAGTACCAGGCGCTGCCGACACTGGTCAGCAATGACGCGCTCGCCGACATATCCGGCGAAGTCGCCGAGGCGAAGGGCAAGTTCGCGGAGGGCGTCTGGCAGCAGACCACGCTCGGCACGGACGCGGTCTACGCCGTCCCGCAGGACATCGGGCCGATGATGTTCTACTACCGCGAGGACCTGTTCAAGGAGTACGGCCTGAAGGTCCCCACCACGTGGGACGAGTTCGCGGAGACGGCCCGCGCGCTGAAGAAGAAGGCCCCGGACAAGGACCTCACCACCTTCTCCGCCAACGACTCCGGTCTGTTCGCGGGCCTCGCCCAGCAGGCCGGCGCCAAGTGGTGGACGACCTCCGGCGACAAGTGGAAGGTCGGCATCGACGACGCGGCGACCCGGAAGGTCGCCACGTTCTGGGGCGACCTCGTCAAGGAGGGCGCCATCGACAACCAGCCGATGTACACCCCGGCTTGGAACAAGGCCCTCAACACCGGCAAGCAGATCGCCTGGGTGAGCGCCGTGTGGGCGCCGGGCACGCTGACGACGGCCGCGCCGGACACCAAGGGCAAGTGGGCGATGGCCCCGCTCCCCCAGTGGTCCGCGAGCGAGGACGTCACCGGCAGTTGGGGTGGTTCCTCCACCGCCGTCACCACCGACTCCCAGCACAAGGAGGCCGCCGCGAAGTTCGCCGCCTGGCTGAACACCGACGGCGACGCCCTGAACGCGCTGGCCAAGGAGAGCGGCATCTACCCGGCGTCCACGTCCGCCCAGCTCAGCGGCGCCTTCACCGCCCCGCCGGACTACTTCTCGAACCAGGCGGACTTCTACACCACGGCCGCCAAGATCGCGGAGACCACCGCGCCGTCCGCGTGGGGCCCGAACGTGAACGTCGCCTACACGTCCTTCAAGGACGCCTTCGGCGCCGCCGCGAAGAACACGTCGGACTTCACCGCCGCCCTGAAGACCATGCACGACGACACGGTCGCCGACATGAAGAAGCAGGGTTTCGAGGTCGCGGAGTGACCGACACGGCACGCCGGAAGGCGTACGGGGTCAAAGGGGCCCCGTACGCCCACCCGTCTCCCACCACCACCCTCAAACGAGCGCGAAGCGCGCCCTATTTTTTCCTCCTCCCCGCCGGCGTCCTCTTCGCGCTGTTCTTCGCGCTGCCCATCGGGTACGCGATCTGGCTCAGCTTCCGCAAGGTGCAGGTCTCCGGCCTCGGCCTGGGCTCCGGTGCCCGCAAGGAGGTCTGGGCCGGTCTGCGGAACTACACCGACGCCCTCTCCGACAGCGAGCTGCTCAACGGGGCGCTGCGCGTCCTCGGCTACGGCTGCATCGTCGTCCCGGTGATGCTCGGCCTCGCCCTGCTGTTCGCTCTGATGCTCGACTCCGAGAAAGTCAGGCTCGCCCCCTTCACCCGGCTCGCGATCTTCCTGCCGTACGCCATCCCCGGCGTCGTGGCCGCACTGCTGTGGGGCTTCCTGTACCTGCCGGACGTCAGCCCCTTCTACTTCGTGCTCGACAAGCTGGGCCTGCCGCAGCCGGACCTGCTGGACGGCGGTCCGCTCTATCTCGCCCTGTCGAACATCGCGGTCTGGGGCGGCACCGGCTTCAACATGATCGTCATCTACACCTCGCTGCAGGCCATCCCGGCCGAGGTGTACGAGGCGGCGAAGCTGGACGGCGCCACGCCGTTGCAGATCGCGCTGCGGATCAAGATCCCGATGGTGGCGCCCTCACTGGTGCTGACCTTCTTCTTCTCGATCATCGCGACGCTCCAGGTGTTCAGCGAGCCGACCACCCTCAAACCGCTCACCAACTCGGTGTCCACGACCTGGAGTCCCTTGATGAAGGTGTACCGGGACGCCTTCGGCGAGGGCGACATCTACGCGGCGGCGGCCCAGGCCGTGATCATCGCGCTCGCCACGCTGGTGCTGTCCTTCGGCTTCCTGCGGGCCGTGAACCGCCGCGACAAGCAGGAGGCAACACGATGAGTTCTCTTGCCGTCCGCAAGGCCGCCCCGGCGGCCGGTACGACCCCGGGCACCGCCCAGGGCCCGCCGCTGCGCCGCCGGATCGCGCTGGTCCCGACGGTGACGCTGCTGCTCGGCGCGCTCTACTGTCTGCTGCCGGTCGCCTGGGTGGTGGTCGCGTCCACCAAGTCCGGCAGCGAGCTGTTCTCCACGTTCACGTTCCTGCCGGGCACGGGCCTGGCCGACAACCTCACCGACCTCAACGCCTACCGCGACGGCGTCTACTGGCAGTGGATGGGCAACTCCGCGTTGTACGCCGGCCTCGGGGCGCTGCTGTCGACGGCGGTGTCGTCCGTCAGCGGCTACGCGCTCGCGACGTACCGCTTCCGGGGCCGCGAGGCGATCTTCAACGTGCTGCTGGCGGGCGTGCTGATGCCGCCGGTGATCCTCGCGGTCCCGCAGTACCTGCTGCTGGCCGAGGCCGACCTCACGGACTCCTACCTGTCCGTGCTGCTGCCGCAGATCCTCTCGCCGTACGGCGTCTACCTCTCGCGGATCTACGCGGCCGCCGCCGTGCCCGCCGACGTCGTGGAGGCCGCCCGGATGGACGGGGCGAACGAGTGGCGGATCTTCACCCGGATCGCGCTGCCGATGATGATCCCGGGGCTGGTGACGGTGTTCCTGTTCCAGTTCGTGGCGGTCTGGAACAACTTCCTGCTGCCGTACATCATGCTCAGCGACGACGAGAAGTTCCCGATCACGCTCGGCCTGCACACGCTGCTGGAGCAGGGCGCGAACACACCGGCGCTGTACACGCTGGTGATCACGGGCGCGTTCCTGGCGGTGCTCCCGCTGGTCGCGCTGTTCCTGGTCGTCCAGCGGTTCTGGAGCCTCGATCTGCTCTCCGGAGCCGTAAAGTCATGACCATGAGCAACACGGGGGGCCGGCGCAAGCCGCCGACGATTCACGACGTGGCGCGCGAGGCGGGCGTCTCGCGCGGCACCGTCTCGCGCGTGCTCAACGGCGGGCACTACGTCAGCCCCGCCGCCCAGGAGGCCGTCAACGCCGCGATCCGCAGGACGGGTTACGTCGTGAACCGGCACGCCCGGTCGCTGATCACCGGGCGTTCGGACTCGGTCGGTTTTCTGCTGACCGAGCCGCAGGAGCGGTTCTTCGAGGATCCGAACTTCAATGCGCTGCTGCGCGGTTGCACCCAGGCGCTGGCCCAGCACGACATCCCGCTGCTGCTGATGCTGGCCGGGACGCAGGACGAACGGCGGCGCATCACGCGGTACATCACCGCCGGGCACGTCGACGGGGTGCTGCTGGTCTCCAGCCACTCCGGGGATCCGGTGGCGCAGGAGCTGCGTGAGGCCGGTGTGCCGCTGGTGGCGTGCGGCAAGCCGATCGGGCTGGGGTCGAAGGTGAGTTACGTGGCCGCCGACGACCGGGACGGCGCGCGGGACATGGTGCGCCATCTGCTGTCGCTCGGGCGGCGCCGGATCGGGGTCGTCACCGGTCCGCTGGACACGCCCGGTGGTGTCGAGCGGCTCGCCGGCTACCGCGAGGTGCTCACCGAGGCCGGTGTCGAGATCGACGAACGCCTCGTCGTCTCGGGCGACTACAGCCGGGCCAGCGGCGAGGCGGGCGCCGAGCGGCTGCTCGCCCAGGCGCCCGACATGGACGCGGTGTTCGTCGCCTCCGACCTGATGGCGCAGGGCGTCCTGACGGCACTGCAACGGGCCGGGCGTCGGGTGCCGCAGGACGTGGCGGTCGGCGGCTTCGACGACTCCCCTGCCGTCGTCGCCGCCAGCCCGGAGCTGACGACCATACGGCAGCCGTGGGACCGGATCAGCGCCGAGATGGTACGGGTGCTGCTCGCGCAGATCGGCGGGGAGGATCCGGCGGCGGTGATCCTGCCGACGGAGCTGGTGAGGCGCGAGTCGACGTAGGGCCTGTCCGGCGGATCATGCCGCAGACGCGGGGTCTGGCACGCCGATCTGCGGCGTTGTCGTCTGTCGCCGACTCCCTCCTCCGCCTTGCAGTTCGACGCTCCCCCACGCTCGAACGCGCTCGCGCAGGGGCACCTGATCCGCCGGACAGGCCCTAAGGGCGTGGCCGGGTCGGCAACCGATCAGGATCGGAGAAGCCGCCCGCCGCTCCACCGGCCTAGCGTGAGGGCACCGACGGTGAACGCCCGTCGGAACGCCCACACGGAGGAGTACGCCATGACCGCCGGCCTGCAAACGATCATCTACCCCGTCAAGGACGTCGACCGGGCGAAGTCCCTGTTCAGCGCGCTGCTGGGGGTGGAGCCGCACACGGACCAGCCCTACTACGTCGGTTTCCGGTACGCCGAGCAGGAGATCGGCCTCGACCCGAACGGCCACGCCCAGGGCCTGACCGGCCCGGTCCCCTTCTGGCACGTGGCCGACATCCGGGCCACGCTCGCGGCGCTGCTGGCCGCGGGCGCCGAGGCGCTGCAGGACGTACGGGACGTCGGGGCCGGCCGGCTGATCGCCTCGGTGAAGGACCCGGACGGCAACCTGATCGGCCTGCTCCAGGACCAGACCGACTGAGTCCGCGTGTGCCGATTAATGCACGCACACTAGTTGCACACTCAATAAGTGGCCGGATCGGTGTTACCGTGCGGATATGGCAGCGAACACGGTCGGCACCGGGCTGGAGCAGCGGTGGCGGGACATCCTGTCGGTGCACGCGCGCACGATGTGCGAGATCGACCGCGTGCTCCATCCGCACGGGCTCGGTGCGAGCGACTTCGAGGTGCTGGACATGCTCGCGACCGAGGCGCCCGAGGTGGGCGACCACTGCCGGGTGCAGAACCTGGTGGGACGGGTCCACCTCAGCCAGAGCGCCCTCTCCCGCCTCATCGGCCGGCTGGAGAAGGACGGCCTGGTCGAACGCTCCATGTGTGTCGAGGACCGGCGGGGCGTGTGGGTCGCCCTCACCGACAGGGGCCGCGCCCTGCACGCCGAGGTGCTGCCCCTGCAGCGGGCGGCGCTGGCACGGATGCTGACGGGCTGAGCCGCTTCGCCGACCGGGGCAGCGGCAGCGCGGTCCTCAGCTCGTCGAAGTGGCCACCGAGCAGGGCGACCTGGCCGGCGCGGGCAACCCCACGGCCGTCGACCGGCTCCTGGAGCGCACCACCGAGTGACGCCGGAGGGGTTCACAGGACGAACTCGGCCCCGTCCGGCAGGACCTCGACACCCGCCTCGGCCGCCTGCACACGGGCCGGCGAGGCGGGGTCGAGCAGGGCGTTGGCGTCGTCGAGACGGGTGTGGATACGGCGGAGCCCGGCCGGCGGGGCGACGGCGCTGTCGGCGGTCGCGAAGAAGGTGCCGTCCAGCAGGGCACAGTCGGCGCCCGCCAGCAGTTCGTCCAGCTCAGCGTCCCAGCCGGCCAGGCGCGGCGCGTAGACGAGCACGCCGCCGGTGGCCAGGTCCTCGATGCGGTACGCCGTGACCCAGCACTCGTCCGCGGCGCGCCGCGGCAGATAGGCCGGCGCGGACGCCCCGACGGGGTGGGCGGTGACGACCAGACCGCCGGACAGCACGAAGCCGCCCGCGGTGAGGCTGTCGTACCACTCCCACGGCGCATACCGGTCGACCATGGCGCGCGCGGGTGCCAGCGCGGCGAGGACGGGGGGCGCCGCGTACACCTTCAGGCCCGGCCCTCCGCGCAGCTCGGCCAGACCGGACACGTGTTCGGGTTCGGCGTCCGTCAGCAGCACACCCCGCACCGGTGTGGGCCGGCGGCCCGGGCCCGGCCACAGGGCCGAGGTGGCGGTGAGCTGGGCGCGGAGGTCCGGCGAGGCGTTCAGCAGCCACCAGTCCCGCGAATTGCCGGTGACGGCGGCCGCCTCCTGGGTACGGGAGGGCAGCTTGCCGTCACGGGCGGCGGCGCACGGCGTGCAGCCGCAGTTCCACCGCGGGAAGCCGCCACCGGCCGCGGTGCCGAGCAGGACGACCCTCAAGACGACCCCCGACGTTCCTTCGCTGCGAGTCCTTTCGCTGGGGTCTTCCCACCGCACAGGGCGTGACCACCCTGGCGCGGGGCACATTTCAGGCCGACCTCGGCACGCGTCGGTGGGGCGGAACCCCGCGTGACGTGGGCGTTCACCCGAGGTGAACGCCCTGACTCAGTACTCCGGACGGGCCAGCAGGGTGCGGACGCCGTCCGAGGTGAGCGTCAGACCGTGCGACGAGCTGCCGTCGATGGTGAGGGACAGCTCGTCGGACGGCCACTGTGAGGCGAGGGCGCCGAGCGGCACGAGGCGGTAGCGGGAGACGAACGGCAGCAGCTCGGCCATCTCCAGCTCGGAGGTGAACACGGGCACCACCGGGCGCCCGTCCGGTTCCTCCAGCACGGGCAGCGCCACCGCGGTGGGGTCGGCTGCCTCCTCGTCCATGGCGTCGTCCGGCACGGGAACGAGCACCTCGCTGCTCGCGAGCGTGTCCAGCGCCGACTCGTCCTCGGTGTTCACGACGAGCGCGTCCAGCGCCCGCTGGGCCGGTGTGGGGGTGGGGTCGTTCGCGGGTGTCTCCATGGCGGATTCCCTGGTCGTGGCGGTCGTGGGGGCCCGCCCGGGCCAAGATCGGACTCCGGTGCGGCCCTCGACGCGTACCCCGGCCGGTGGAGGTCATTCCCCTTCGCGACGACCAATCCTCGACACCCCGGCCGACCCGGCCTCACGAGTCCTGTGGCCCGTGGACCTCAGGGTCGGCCGGACTCAGCCGCAGCACCGTGCCCTCCCCGTTGGCCGCGAGCAGCAGCGCGTCGTCCGCGGCGACCGCCAGCCCGGCGAAGAGGTACGGCGCCCCCGGCATGCCGCCCGCGAAGAGGGCGGGCTGGGTGCGGGGAACGACGCCCGGGGGCCGCCCGACCGGCAGGTCCTCGGCGTCGGTCCTGCTCTCTCCCGTGGTGAGAGAGATCGCCCGGAGCCTGCGCCGGGCTGTCTCCACCGTGAAGATCTCGTCGCCCAGGACCACCAGTCCCTGGGGCGCCCCGAGCCCGTCCGCGACGGTCACCGCGCTCCCGTCCTCCTCGATCCGCAGCACCGCCCCGAGCCGGTCGTCGCTGATGTAACAGCGCCCGTCGGCGTCGAAGGCCACGTCCACGGGATGGTCGAGCCCTTCGGCGCGGACGGTGAGGGTGTCGCGGTCGTCGATGGCCACGATTCTTCCGGCGTCCGTCTCGGCCACGACGAGGGAGCCGTCCGGGCCCACCGCGATGCCCAGGGGCCGACGCAGTCCGGCGGCCCGTTCCCGTGTGGTC
This genomic window from Streptomyces spinoverrucosus contains:
- a CDS encoding MBL fold metallo-hydrolase, with translation MRVVLLGTAAGGGFPRWNCGCTPCAAARDGKLPSRTQEAAAVTGNSRDWWLLNASPDLRAQLTATSALWPGPGRRPTPVRGVLLTDAEPEHVSGLAELRGGPGLKVYAAPPVLAALAPARAMVDRYAPWEWYDSLTAGGFVLSGGLVVTAHPVGASAPAYLPRRAADECWVTAYRIEDLATGGVLVYAPRLAGWDAELDELLAGADCALLDGTFFATADSAVAPPAGLRRIHTRLDDANALLDPASPARVQAAEAGVEVLPDGAEFVL
- a CDS encoding SseB family protein; amino-acid sequence: METPANDPTPTPAQRALDALVVNTEDESALDTLASSEVLVPVPDDAMDEEAADPTAVALPVLEEPDGRPVVPVFTSELEMAELLPFVSRYRLVPLGALASQWPSDELSLTIDGSSSHGLTLTSDGVRTLLARPEY
- a CDS encoding carbohydrate ABC transporter permease — encoded protein: MTDTARRKAYGVKGAPYAHPSPTTTLKRARSAPYFFLLPAGVLFALFFALPIGYAIWLSFRKVQVSGLGLGSGARKEVWAGLRNYTDALSDSELLNGALRVLGYGCIVVPVMLGLALLFALMLDSEKVRLAPFTRLAIFLPYAIPGVVAALLWGFLYLPDVSPFYFVLDKLGLPQPDLLDGGPLYLALSNIAVWGGTGFNMIVIYTSLQAIPAEVYEAAKLDGATPLQIALRIKIPMVAPSLVLTFFFSIIATLQVFSEPTTLKPLTNSVSTTWSPLMKVYRDAFGEGDIYAAAAQAVIIALATLVLSFGFLRAVNRRDKQEATR
- a CDS encoding ABC transporter substrate-binding protein, which codes for MPHSKRRRLVTSAVAVTLGATALAACGSSDDGDAQSGPVSLTYWTWTPGMDKVVDLWNKGPGKKEQITVTVKKQASGDTLVTKILTAHKAGKAPDLVQAEYQALPTLVSNDALADISGEVAEAKGKFAEGVWQQTTLGTDAVYAVPQDIGPMMFYYREDLFKEYGLKVPTTWDEFAETARALKKKAPDKDLTTFSANDSGLFAGLAQQAGAKWWTTSGDKWKVGIDDAATRKVATFWGDLVKEGAIDNQPMYTPAWNKALNTGKQIAWVSAVWAPGTLTTAAPDTKGKWAMAPLPQWSASEDVTGSWGGSSTAVTTDSQHKEAAAKFAAWLNTDGDALNALAKESGIYPASTSAQLSGAFTAPPDYFSNQADFYTTAAKIAETTAPSAWGPNVNVAYTSFKDAFGAAAKNTSDFTAALKTMHDDTVADMKKQGFEVAE
- a CDS encoding MarR family winged helix-turn-helix transcriptional regulator, which produces MAANTVGTGLEQRWRDILSVHARTMCEIDRVLHPHGLGASDFEVLDMLATEAPEVGDHCRVQNLVGRVHLSQSALSRLIGRLEKDGLVERSMCVEDRRGVWVALTDRGRALHAEVLPLQRAALARMLTG
- a CDS encoding LacI family DNA-binding transcriptional regulator, yielding MTMSNTGGRRKPPTIHDVAREAGVSRGTVSRVLNGGHYVSPAAQEAVNAAIRRTGYVVNRHARSLITGRSDSVGFLLTEPQERFFEDPNFNALLRGCTQALAQHDIPLLLMLAGTQDERRRITRYITAGHVDGVLLVSSHSGDPVAQELREAGVPLVACGKPIGLGSKVSYVAADDRDGARDMVRHLLSLGRRRIGVVTGPLDTPGGVERLAGYREVLTEAGVEIDERLVVSGDYSRASGEAGAERLLAQAPDMDAVFVASDLMAQGVLTALQRAGRRVPQDVAVGGFDDSPAVVAASPELTTIRQPWDRISAEMVRVLLAQIGGEDPAAVILPTELVRREST
- a CDS encoding carbohydrate ABC transporter permease: MSSLAVRKAAPAAGTTPGTAQGPPLRRRIALVPTVTLLLGALYCLLPVAWVVVASTKSGSELFSTFTFLPGTGLADNLTDLNAYRDGVYWQWMGNSALYAGLGALLSTAVSSVSGYALATYRFRGREAIFNVLLAGVLMPPVILAVPQYLLLAEADLTDSYLSVLLPQILSPYGVYLSRIYAAAAVPADVVEAARMDGANEWRIFTRIALPMMIPGLVTVFLFQFVAVWNNFLLPYIMLSDDEKFPITLGLHTLLEQGANTPALYTLVITGAFLAVLPLVALFLVVQRFWSLDLLSGAVKS
- a CDS encoding VOC family protein translates to MTAGLQTIIYPVKDVDRAKSLFSALLGVEPHTDQPYYVGFRYAEQEIGLDPNGHAQGLTGPVPFWHVADIRATLAALLAAGAEALQDVRDVGAGRLIASVKDPDGNLIGLLQDQTD